One stretch of Desulfomonile tiedjei DNA includes these proteins:
- a CDS encoding nitrous oxide reductase accessory protein NosL yields MKEVRKTSSLGLITLAVSLIAFAAPLHSSAEDLAPLPDGSKVDLSAHCPVCGMTVGGDLGATTTYSYRDGKPIGFAGVAAAVFKDGHVVGFEGARCLFIYSAVPKRFNIEVENIARRFVTDFPSGKMVDVANTFLVLGSSVKGPMGYEVISFPTVEEAEKFKSEFGAKRVVQMGTVEFKDVERKGPSLKKPSVQETPK; encoded by the coding sequence ATGAAAGAAGTGAGAAAAACCTCATCATTGGGTTTGATTACATTGGCCGTCTCTCTGATCGCCTTCGCTGCTCCTTTGCACTCTTCGGCGGAGGACCTTGCGCCGCTCCCTGACGGCTCCAAGGTGGATCTTTCGGCACACTGTCCCGTATGCGGCATGACTGTTGGCGGGGACCTCGGTGCCACCACCACGTATTCCTATCGAGACGGCAAGCCTATCGGTTTTGCAGGGGTAGCTGCGGCTGTCTTCAAAGATGGGCATGTCGTGGGGTTCGAGGGCGCGCGGTGCTTGTTCATTTACAGCGCCGTGCCCAAAAGATTCAACATCGAAGTCGAGAATATCGCCCGGAGGTTTGTCACCGACTTTCCATCAGGCAAGATGGTGGACGTTGCCAATACCTTTCTGGTGCTTGGCAGCTCGGTGAAGGGTCCCATGGGTTACGAGGTTATATCGTTCCCAACAGTGGAAGAGGCGGAAAAATTTAAGTCGGAATTCGGCGCCAAACGCGTGGTTCAAATGGGAACGGTAGAATTCAAAGATGTGGAGAGAAAGGGGCCTTCCCTGAAAAAACCATCGGTCCAGGAAACTCCCAAGTGA
- the amrB gene encoding AmmeMemoRadiSam system protein B yields the protein MSRRTRSLPTGWYPGSADACNREIDGFLVGYTAPAGTWIGGVVPHAGWYYSGRAAARTISTLAGSGRPDRVVIYGGHLPAGRDPIAYTDEAWETPLGAQPMDPAFCGELVSSGEAVEASRGFSDNTVEVQIPLVRRFFPDIPVIAVHAPASDTAIKLGEAVQRLLSEKGLTAAFLGSADLTHYGPNYGFTPRGTGAGAVKWVKEENDRALIDKALAMDAHGLLQEAWELHNTCSAGPIASVIASVSRRGVKSGSLLEYYTSYDISPDASFVGYAAILY from the coding sequence ATGAGCAGACGAACCAGAAGCTTGCCTACAGGTTGGTACCCCGGTTCCGCGGATGCTTGTAATCGCGAGATTGATGGTTTCCTGGTTGGTTATACCGCGCCGGCAGGCACCTGGATCGGGGGAGTGGTTCCGCACGCGGGATGGTATTATTCGGGCAGAGCAGCGGCCCGTACAATCAGTACGCTCGCCGGTTCCGGACGGCCTGATCGCGTGGTGATCTACGGCGGACACCTCCCGGCAGGCCGAGACCCCATAGCATATACGGATGAAGCCTGGGAAACTCCGCTGGGAGCCCAGCCAATGGACCCTGCATTCTGCGGGGAGTTGGTTTCCTCGGGTGAGGCTGTTGAGGCCTCCCGCGGATTTTCAGACAACACCGTCGAAGTACAGATACCCTTAGTACGGCGTTTTTTCCCCGACATACCGGTTATAGCAGTTCATGCCCCGGCTTCGGATACGGCAATAAAACTGGGCGAGGCCGTACAGCGCCTGCTTTCGGAGAAGGGCCTGACCGCAGCCTTTCTAGGTTCCGCGGACCTTACCCATTACGGTCCCAACTATGGATTCACGCCTCGTGGAACCGGGGCCGGTGCAGTCAAGTGGGTGAAGGAAGAAAACGATCGGGCCCTTATAGATAAAGCCTTGGCCATGGACGCTCACGGCCTGCTCCAGGAAGCCTGGGAGTTGCACAACACTTGTTCGGCAGGGCCCATCGCCTCGGTAATAGCTTCCGTTTCTCGTCGCGGGGTGAAATCAGGCAGCCTGCTGGAATATTACACAAGCTACGACATCTCGCCCGATGCCAGCTTCGTGGGCTATGCGGCCATACTCTATTAA
- a CDS encoding efflux RND transporter periplasmic adaptor subunit, with amino-acid sequence MNLIDWAHQRTKDRGRSILVMVLVIVGFVLGYYLLGSHDTNPASVDSKEAAAVDGHDHSKEQREAKRATLWTCSMHPQIRLHQPGKCPICFMDLIPLEDDKAGADITLAQYSMSEGAKKLAEVQTERVKRERAKVQVRMVGMVAEDETRVAALTSRVDGRLDEIYVNFTGVAVNKGDPMVKIWSPTLIKSQVELFETIRSREEDPGVLKGAEEKLIQLGVTQEQIDQIKARKKPDLYVTLRAPINGVVLKKMAVLGQFVKEGQEMYMINDLSNVWIKLDAYETDMPWIRYGQEVRFTTPAVPGRTFIGRVLFIDPMLTTMTRSVKIRVEAENPELLLKPGMFVTGELEAEVDQSGRIIKSEWAGKYICPVHPKEEASSEPGICPESKMPLRPASSFGYADEKNPVSPLVIPASAPLITGKRAIVYVEVPGADRPTYEGREVVLGPKAGDKYVVYQGLKEDERVVTKGNFKIDSAMQILAKSSMMSPAEPAKAKAPELKQEEEVIEKVKAPTVFLRGLTPVIEEYLSLKDSLVEGMTDEAASHAEKLDELMQGVKVTILGEKAKQVWTGLAKTIVGELKKIAETKELESQRKAFDPLSEAFAKVVMGFRHVMNAPLVVFHCPMAFNQKGAYWVEGSEERRNPYFGRAPFKGQDMLQCSELVEKVPPETASSEGKAQAGSSSDTKTAKGQEGSESKPAGGDKGPPEQAHEGHEHAPGDGKKGDK; translated from the coding sequence ATGAACTTGATTGACTGGGCCCATCAAAGGACTAAGGATCGAGGCAGATCCATACTTGTAATGGTGCTGGTAATAGTAGGATTTGTCCTGGGCTATTATTTGCTCGGTTCGCACGATACGAACCCCGCTTCTGTTGATTCCAAGGAAGCTGCGGCGGTAGACGGCCATGACCATTCAAAGGAACAGAGAGAAGCCAAGAGAGCTACATTGTGGACCTGTTCCATGCACCCTCAGATCAGGCTCCACCAGCCCGGAAAGTGCCCGATCTGTTTCATGGACCTGATCCCTCTCGAAGACGACAAGGCAGGCGCGGACATAACCCTGGCCCAATACTCCATGTCCGAAGGGGCTAAGAAGCTCGCTGAGGTGCAGACCGAGCGCGTCAAACGTGAGCGAGCCAAAGTCCAGGTAAGAATGGTGGGGATGGTAGCCGAGGACGAGACCAGGGTCGCGGCTTTGACTTCCCGCGTGGACGGCCGTCTTGACGAAATATATGTGAATTTCACGGGCGTGGCGGTCAACAAGGGGGACCCTATGGTCAAAATATGGAGCCCCACGCTCATCAAATCGCAGGTAGAGTTGTTTGAGACAATTCGGAGCAGAGAGGAAGACCCGGGGGTTCTGAAGGGCGCTGAGGAGAAACTTATACAATTGGGTGTCACTCAAGAGCAGATCGACCAGATCAAGGCGAGGAAAAAGCCTGACCTTTATGTAACGCTTCGAGCACCGATAAACGGTGTAGTCCTGAAAAAGATGGCAGTCTTGGGACAGTTCGTCAAGGAAGGCCAGGAAATGTACATGATCAATGACCTTTCCAATGTCTGGATCAAGCTGGATGCTTATGAGACCGATATGCCCTGGATCAGGTACGGCCAGGAAGTGAGGTTCACAACTCCGGCGGTGCCGGGGCGTACCTTTATAGGCAGGGTTCTGTTTATAGACCCTATGCTCACCACCATGACCAGATCGGTCAAAATCCGCGTCGAAGCGGAGAATCCTGAACTGCTCTTGAAGCCGGGCATGTTTGTGACAGGCGAACTCGAAGCCGAAGTGGATCAGTCGGGCCGTATCATAAAATCGGAATGGGCCGGGAAATATATTTGTCCGGTCCACCCTAAAGAGGAAGCTAGCAGCGAACCGGGCATCTGTCCTGAGAGCAAAATGCCGTTGCGGCCGGCTTCGTCGTTTGGTTACGCGGACGAAAAGAACCCTGTGTCTCCCTTAGTAATACCGGCCTCGGCGCCTCTAATAACGGGGAAAAGGGCCATTGTCTACGTCGAGGTTCCCGGTGCGGATCGTCCTACTTATGAAGGCCGGGAGGTTGTCCTCGGGCCCAAGGCCGGTGACAAATATGTTGTCTACCAGGGCCTCAAAGAAGACGAACGTGTGGTCACGAAGGGAAACTTCAAGATAGACAGCGCGATGCAGATCCTGGCCAAGTCGAGCATGATGAGCCCGGCTGAGCCAGCGAAGGCGAAGGCCCCTGAGTTGAAGCAGGAAGAAGAGGTGATCGAAAAGGTCAAGGCGCCCACTGTGTTCCTCAGAGGCCTGACACCCGTGATCGAGGAATATTTGAGCCTAAAGGACTCGCTGGTGGAAGGGATGACCGATGAAGCGGCCAGTCACGCGGAGAAGCTGGACGAATTAATGCAGGGGGTAAAAGTTACCATCCTCGGCGAAAAGGCCAAACAGGTCTGGACTGGCCTCGCAAAGACAATCGTCGGAGAACTCAAAAAGATAGCCGAAACCAAAGAACTGGAGTCGCAACGAAAGGCCTTCGATCCTCTGTCCGAAGCATTTGCCAAGGTTGTAATGGGCTTTCGTCATGTAATGAACGCGCCGCTCGTGGTCTTCCACTGCCCGATGGCCTTTAACCAGAAGGGAGCCTACTGGGTCGAAGGTAGCGAAGAGAGACGCAATCCCTATTTCGGCCGTGCGCCCTTCAAAGGCCAGGACATGCTGCAATGCTCCGAACTGGTTGAAAAGGTCCCGCCCGAAACCGCTTCGTCTGAAGGCAAGGCTCAAGCCGGGAGTTCATCCGACACCAAGACCGCCAAAGGTCAGGAAGGATCTGAATCGAAACCCGCAGGCGGTGATAAAGGTCCGCCCGAGCAAGCCCATGAGGGCCACGAACATGCTCCCGGCGACGGCAAAAAAGGAGACAAATGA
- a CDS encoding HAMP domain-containing protein, whose amino-acid sequence MIFSLEKRFFLLLLLPVALILIAVGVGGFMYARAYLLDQWAESTRLRLEKAAHEIKMKLDEKLELIQLIAKTNDTPKADVTRAYLVQQLLHKEGVRFVNIDFPEPDGTSSKVKSPRDYLQGVAEGLYTMELCDDVGFCAPIMDPNTLDRTLKIVKVFGGGDEGPVTRVTVTVSFDSFLQPIKQMGLWPGSSGCLVTSTGQLLAHTDKSMADRKRLGETGDELEMRVLSQIRQKPFGTVSSGGHPPDVVVGFYKIPFLNWYIMLLSEGSVIMEPMISFRFYYALTGIVSLIVILLLIRVTTRSVGKSIGEISAAAARVHDGDYSAQLPEERSDEIGQLNRSFNRMTEGLKQRDLIEQTFGRYVDKSVAEELMRTPEALRLGGEKQTVTIMMSDIRNFTGMSEKLQPEEVIKVMNKYFAKMVAVIERYKGIIVDFYGDSILVFFNGVESDIPGRAFDAVHCALEMQRELEALLRDNAGKGFPALGMGIGIHTGEVIVGNIGTETRAKYGIVGSNVNLTDRIQSTAGPGKVVVSEKTHEIICGTLKVALEFKACLKGVEEDQILYEVEAIDPECELRTAQ is encoded by the coding sequence ATGATTTTTTCTTTGGAAAAACGTTTCTTTTTGCTGCTCCTTCTGCCCGTGGCCCTGATTCTTATCGCCGTGGGTGTTGGGGGCTTCATGTACGCGAGAGCGTACCTTCTCGATCAATGGGCCGAATCGACTCGCCTGAGGCTGGAGAAAGCAGCCCATGAGATAAAAATGAAGCTGGATGAGAAACTGGAACTGATCCAGCTTATAGCCAAAACCAATGACACGCCAAAGGCCGACGTCACCCGCGCTTACCTTGTACAGCAGTTGCTCCACAAGGAGGGGGTCCGCTTCGTGAACATCGATTTTCCCGAACCCGACGGAACTTCATCCAAAGTAAAGAGCCCGCGCGATTACCTTCAAGGGGTCGCGGAAGGTCTGTACACAATGGAGCTTTGCGATGACGTGGGTTTCTGTGCCCCGATCATGGATCCCAATACGCTGGATCGTACTCTCAAGATTGTGAAAGTTTTCGGCGGCGGAGACGAGGGTCCTGTCACGAGAGTCACGGTAACAGTCAGCTTCGATTCCTTCTTACAGCCTATCAAGCAAATGGGGCTCTGGCCCGGTAGCAGCGGTTGCCTGGTCACCAGCACAGGCCAATTGCTCGCGCATACCGACAAGTCCATGGCTGACAGAAAACGGCTGGGTGAAACCGGCGACGAACTTGAAATGAGAGTGCTCAGTCAAATCCGTCAAAAGCCTTTCGGCACTGTTTCTTCCGGCGGACACCCTCCGGATGTGGTCGTCGGGTTTTATAAAATTCCGTTCCTGAATTGGTACATCATGCTGTTGTCAGAGGGCTCCGTGATCATGGAACCTATGATAAGTTTTCGGTTCTATTATGCTCTTACCGGCATCGTTTCGTTGATTGTGATCCTTCTGTTGATTCGTGTGACCACACGGTCCGTGGGCAAGTCAATTGGCGAGATTTCGGCCGCGGCCGCGAGGGTCCATGATGGAGATTACTCGGCCCAGCTTCCTGAAGAACGGTCTGACGAAATAGGCCAGCTCAACCGCAGCTTTAACAGGATGACCGAAGGGCTTAAGCAGCGCGACTTGATAGAGCAGACATTCGGCCGATACGTGGACAAAAGCGTGGCTGAGGAATTGATGCGTACGCCCGAGGCTTTACGGCTTGGAGGTGAAAAACAGACTGTCACGATCATGATGTCCGACATCAGGAACTTCACGGGAATGTCCGAAAAGCTCCAACCGGAAGAAGTCATCAAGGTGATGAACAAATATTTTGCCAAAATGGTGGCCGTGATTGAACGCTACAAGGGCATCATCGTGGACTTTTACGGCGACTCGATTCTGGTCTTCTTCAACGGCGTCGAGAGCGACATCCCCGGCAGGGCATTTGACGCGGTGCACTGTGCGCTGGAAATGCAGCGAGAGCTGGAGGCTTTGTTGAGAGATAATGCCGGAAAGGGATTTCCTGCGCTCGGCATGGGCATCGGCATTCATACGGGAGAGGTAATTGTCGGTAATATAGGGACCGAAACCAGGGCCAAGTACGGGATCGTAGGGTCCAACGTGAACTTGACCGATCGCATTCAGTCTACAGCCGGCCCCGGCAAGGTCGTTGTTTCCGAGAAAACGCACGAAATCATTTGCGGTACCCTGAAGGTGGCTCTGGAGTTCAAAGCGTGCCTCAAAGGCGTCGAAGAGGACCAAATACTGTACGAGGTCGAAGCCATCGACCCCGAATGCGAGCTTCGGACAGCTCAGTAG
- a CDS encoding nitrous oxide reductase accessory protein NosL — translation MSARMKNALPVVLVLLIAAFVPAYSSAATVDLPDGSKLDLSIPCPICNMKPEESKLGPAAAVFKEGKVVGFDAPGDMFRYVLDPKKYGFNAGDIKEVFVTEHGGKNFIDAKKAFYVVGSDVTGDMGPEVVPFSKKEDAEKFQSEHHGKNVASYVQITLDDVTSKKKMLKMKHDDAGGGMKH, via the coding sequence ATGTCTGCCAGGATGAAAAATGCGCTGCCCGTCGTGCTTGTCCTATTGATAGCTGCCTTTGTGCCCGCTTACTCATCCGCGGCTACGGTGGATTTGCCCGATGGATCGAAACTTGACCTCTCGATCCCTTGTCCGATATGCAATATGAAACCGGAAGAAAGCAAGCTTGGACCCGCGGCAGCGGTCTTCAAGGAAGGCAAAGTAGTGGGATTCGACGCTCCCGGCGACATGTTCCGCTATGTTCTCGACCCAAAGAAATACGGTTTTAACGCAGGCGATATCAAGGAAGTCTTCGTTACGGAGCATGGCGGCAAGAATTTCATCGACGCAAAAAAGGCCTTTTACGTTGTCGGTAGCGACGTAACCGGGGACATGGGGCCGGAGGTCGTGCCATTTTCCAAAAAAGAGGATGCGGAGAAGTTTCAATCCGAGCATCACGGAAAAAATGTCGCGTCCTACGTCCAAATAACCCTGGACGATGTCACATCCAAGAAGAAGATGCTCAAGATGAAGCATGACGACGCCGGCGGCGGAATGAAGCATTGA
- a CDS encoding efflux RND transporter permease subunit, giving the protein MSAQNQDSQVPSKPASFFSRMMRFWIEQKLLAAAVLFGVIMYGLMVAPFDWDIPWIPRNPVPVDAIPDIGENQQIVYTIWEGRSPKDIEDQITYPLTVSLLGIPGVKTIRSNSFFGFSTIYIIFKEDVEFYWTRSRILEKLNSLPAGLLPAGVQPTLGPDATALGQVFWYTLQGEGFGLDELRTLQDYYVRYYLQASGGVSEVASVGGFVKEYQIDINPDAMRAHNITLPDVFSAVRMSNLDVGAATIEVNRAEYTIRGLGFVRSVKDLEDSVVKVNENVPLFVKDVATVSLGPEMRRGALDKEGAEVVGGVVVVRFGENPLQVIKNVKKKIEEISPGLPTKTLPDGRVSQVKVVPFYDRTELIHQTLDTLKKALWEEILVTAIVVIVMVNHIVSSALISAILPLAVLLTFIVMKFAHVDANIMSLAGIAIAIGVMVDMGIILCENILRHIEEDPDRKRGIFELVHESASEVGGAVMTSSLTTIISFLPVFSLTGPEGKLFGPVAFTKTFAVGAALVLALTLIPPMAHIVFTRRNLKTKTLLVTNGIVAAAGLWLAITFSWWVGLPLIFVAAVKAASLFVSPELRDGIPRFLNLAGLAFVVVLLTEHWLPLGPEKGFVRNLIFACGIIFGLLGVRKIFTSFYRPFLKWCLYHKAQFLVLPISLVIFGAVIWLGFDKVFGFIPWTVDKIVGGPTGPVVTAQHVHPPETKSDAAPSSQPQGGYVRRTWLWSKLNHAFPGLGKEFMPDLDEGSFLYMPTTMPHAAIGEALDVISKQDAAIRSIPEVESVVGKIGRVESALDPAPISMVETVINYVPEFKVDPLTGRHVTDPNTGKPVRNWRPHIKSSTDIWKEIVKAAQLPGSTSAPKLQPIAARIVMLQSGMRAAMGVKIRGKSLEEVEKVGLDVERFLKEVPSVEPSSVIADRVVGNPYLEIDIDRKAIARYGLRIQDVQDVIEIAIGGKRITTTVEGRERYPVRIRYQRELRDSLEALDKILVPGADGAQIPLNLISTIKYTRGPMTVKSEDTFLVSYVLFDKKPGTAEVDVVNGANNYLKHKMETGELKLGPGMSFAFAGSYENQVRSEQTLRIVIPLALMLIFIVLYFQFHSVPTSLNVFSGIFVAWSGGFMMLWLYSQPWFLDFSVFGVNMRDLFQVRPYNLSVAVWVGFLALFGIATNDGVIYSTYLDQVFEKHQFKSIDEIREATLEAGIKRVRPALMTTACTIIALIPVLTSQGKGADVMVPMALPSFGGMCIDIITIFVVPTIYCLMKEIQFKRKLRPTG; this is encoded by the coding sequence ATGTCCGCTCAGAATCAGGACTCGCAAGTTCCGAGCAAACCGGCATCATTCTTCTCCAGAATGATGCGTTTCTGGATAGAACAGAAGTTGCTCGCTGCCGCGGTTCTGTTCGGTGTCATTATGTATGGGCTGATGGTGGCCCCATTTGACTGGGACATACCGTGGATCCCGCGCAACCCTGTCCCGGTTGACGCCATCCCTGATATCGGCGAGAACCAGCAGATAGTTTATACAATTTGGGAAGGACGCTCTCCCAAGGACATAGAAGACCAGATCACTTATCCCCTAACCGTCTCCCTATTGGGAATTCCCGGTGTCAAAACCATCCGAAGCAATTCTTTCTTCGGGTTTTCCACCATCTATATAATCTTCAAGGAAGATGTCGAGTTTTATTGGACGCGTTCCCGAATACTGGAAAAGCTCAACTCGCTCCCGGCAGGATTGTTGCCGGCCGGGGTGCAACCGACTCTAGGGCCTGATGCCACGGCCCTGGGGCAGGTCTTCTGGTACACTCTTCAAGGGGAGGGATTCGGCCTCGATGAACTGAGGACTCTTCAGGATTACTACGTCCGCTATTATTTGCAGGCTTCGGGAGGCGTCAGTGAAGTAGCCTCAGTGGGCGGATTCGTCAAGGAGTACCAGATAGACATCAATCCTGACGCCATGCGGGCTCATAACATAACCCTGCCGGATGTCTTCTCCGCGGTGCGAATGTCCAACCTGGACGTCGGTGCGGCAACCATAGAGGTGAATCGCGCTGAATACACCATTCGCGGGCTTGGGTTCGTACGTTCGGTCAAGGATCTGGAGGATAGTGTAGTTAAGGTCAACGAAAATGTGCCCCTTTTCGTCAAAGACGTGGCTACCGTGTCTCTGGGGCCTGAAATGAGGAGAGGCGCGTTGGACAAAGAAGGCGCCGAAGTGGTCGGCGGCGTTGTGGTGGTCCGCTTCGGAGAGAACCCCCTTCAGGTAATTAAGAACGTCAAAAAAAAGATCGAGGAGATCTCTCCCGGCCTTCCTACCAAGACGCTTCCGGATGGCCGGGTTTCTCAGGTAAAGGTAGTCCCGTTTTACGACCGGACCGAATTGATACATCAGACCCTGGACACCCTGAAAAAGGCCCTGTGGGAAGAAATACTGGTGACGGCCATTGTCGTCATCGTCATGGTTAACCACATAGTAAGCTCCGCGCTCATTTCCGCCATCCTGCCGCTCGCGGTGCTCCTCACCTTCATCGTGATGAAGTTCGCTCATGTAGACGCCAATATCATGTCTCTTGCGGGAATCGCCATTGCCATCGGCGTCATGGTGGACATGGGCATTATTCTCTGTGAGAACATCCTTCGCCATATAGAGGAAGACCCTGATAGAAAACGAGGCATCTTTGAACTAGTACACGAATCCGCCTCGGAGGTGGGCGGCGCGGTGATGACCTCGTCGCTGACTACTATCATTTCCTTTCTGCCGGTATTCAGTCTGACGGGTCCTGAAGGGAAATTGTTCGGGCCGGTGGCGTTCACCAAGACCTTTGCCGTGGGTGCGGCACTGGTGCTCGCCTTGACGCTGATCCCACCGATGGCTCACATCGTATTCACAAGAAGGAACCTTAAGACCAAGACGCTTCTGGTCACAAACGGCATTGTTGCTGCGGCTGGCCTATGGCTGGCAATTACGTTCTCATGGTGGGTAGGACTGCCGTTGATATTCGTGGCCGCGGTAAAAGCCGCATCCCTGTTCGTGTCGCCCGAGTTGCGGGACGGCATTCCCAGATTTCTCAACCTGGCAGGGTTGGCCTTCGTCGTGGTGTTGCTCACGGAACACTGGTTGCCGCTGGGGCCCGAGAAGGGTTTCGTGCGCAACCTGATCTTTGCCTGTGGAATTATCTTCGGGCTCCTCGGTGTGAGGAAGATCTTCACATCGTTCTACAGGCCCTTTCTGAAGTGGTGCCTCTATCACAAGGCCCAGTTCCTGGTCCTTCCTATTTCACTGGTGATCTTCGGGGCAGTGATCTGGCTTGGATTTGACAAGGTCTTCGGGTTTATCCCCTGGACTGTGGACAAGATCGTTGGGGGACCGACAGGACCGGTCGTAACAGCGCAACATGTTCACCCGCCCGAGACAAAGAGCGACGCGGCTCCTTCAAGCCAACCGCAAGGGGGATACGTTAGAAGGACCTGGCTGTGGTCGAAATTGAATCACGCGTTTCCGGGCTTAGGGAAGGAGTTCATGCCGGACCTGGACGAGGGCTCTTTTCTCTACATGCCTACCACCATGCCCCACGCGGCAATTGGAGAAGCCCTGGACGTTATCTCCAAACAGGACGCTGCGATCAGGTCCATCCCCGAAGTGGAATCCGTGGTCGGAAAAATAGGCCGGGTCGAGAGTGCTCTGGACCCCGCGCCCATTTCCATGGTGGAAACTGTCATCAACTATGTCCCCGAGTTCAAGGTGGACCCTCTGACGGGACGACACGTCACCGATCCGAACACGGGAAAACCAGTCAGGAATTGGAGACCGCATATCAAGTCCTCCACCGACATTTGGAAAGAAATCGTCAAAGCTGCTCAACTGCCTGGCAGCACCTCCGCTCCCAAGCTGCAGCCGATTGCAGCTCGAATAGTCATGCTCCAAAGTGGAATGCGCGCGGCGATGGGGGTCAAGATCCGCGGAAAAAGCCTCGAGGAGGTTGAAAAGGTCGGCCTGGATGTAGAGCGCTTTTTGAAAGAAGTCCCATCGGTCGAGCCTTCGTCAGTGATTGCGGACCGAGTGGTTGGCAATCCCTACTTGGAAATAGACATTGACCGTAAGGCCATAGCGCGGTACGGCCTCAGAATTCAGGATGTTCAGGACGTAATAGAAATAGCCATTGGGGGAAAGCGCATCACCACTACTGTGGAGGGCCGAGAGCGCTATCCGGTGAGAATACGTTATCAAAGGGAGCTGCGAGACTCGCTCGAAGCGTTGGATAAAATACTGGTTCCAGGCGCGGATGGAGCCCAGATCCCACTCAATCTTATCTCGACCATAAAATATACTCGTGGTCCGATGACGGTCAAAAGCGAGGACACGTTTCTGGTCAGCTACGTGCTTTTCGACAAGAAGCCAGGGACTGCTGAAGTGGATGTTGTCAATGGAGCCAACAACTACCTGAAGCACAAGATGGAGACCGGGGAGCTGAAGTTAGGGCCGGGAATGTCGTTCGCGTTTGCGGGCTCTTATGAGAATCAGGTTCGGTCGGAGCAAACTCTCCGGATCGTCATCCCGCTCGCATTGATGCTCATATTTATTGTGCTCTACTTTCAGTTTCATTCCGTTCCGACTTCGCTGAACGTCTTTTCCGGGATCTTCGTGGCCTGGTCGGGCGGTTTCATGATGCTGTGGCTGTATTCACAGCCGTGGTTCCTGGATTTCAGTGTTTTCGGGGTCAATATGAGGGACTTGTTCCAGGTCAGGCCTTACAACCTCAGTGTGGCGGTATGGGTCGGGTTCCTGGCCCTGTTCGGGATCGCCACCAATGATGGGGTTATTTACTCCACCTACCTCGATCAGGTATTCGAAAAGCACCAATTCAAATCCATTGACGAAATCAGGGAGGCAACGCTTGAGGCGGGGATAAAGAGGGTCCGGCCGGCTTTGATGACCACGGCCTGCACCATTATTGCCCTTATTCCGGTACTTACTTCTCAGGGCAAGGGCGCGGACGTCATGGTCCCGATGGCCTTGCCGAGTTTTGGCGGAATGTGTATTGACATCATAACCATCTTCGTGGTCCCTACGATTTACTGTTTGATGAAAGAGATCCAGTTCAAAAGGAAATTAAGGCCCACTGGATAG
- a CDS encoding 4Fe-4S binding protein, giving the protein MNDVYKDLAKKLDGLPHGFPATESGVEIKILQKIFSPEDAAMALNIRPMPETAVAIAERLGKPGAEMEAILDDMATKGQIGSARIKGKQVYMFAPFVVGIFEFQLDRLDKELADLMEEYASSLMPILGQVAPSLMRVVVPVNVQIDGQHQVHVYEDVRQILDKAKSFQVTECICRKEHAIQGQTCSYPSEVCLAFANSEGAFDNSPRGRVISKQEALDVVAKAEEAGLVHATYNVQSGQMFMCNCCPCCCGIMRGMKEFNAPHLMAKSNYTASIDADTCAACGVCADERCPMEAIVEDAGAYKVQAERCIGCGVCATTCPTESISLIRKPESQEEVPPKNIVDWYMQRSANRGITLAID; this is encoded by the coding sequence ATGAACGACGTTTACAAGGACCTGGCAAAGAAACTGGACGGATTGCCCCACGGCTTCCCCGCTACGGAAAGCGGCGTGGAAATTAAGATTCTTCAAAAAATATTCTCCCCTGAAGACGCGGCCATGGCTCTGAACATTCGGCCTATGCCGGAAACCGCTGTGGCCATTGCGGAACGGCTCGGCAAGCCTGGTGCCGAGATGGAAGCCATTCTGGATGACATGGCGACAAAGGGCCAGATAGGCTCTGCGAGAATCAAGGGGAAGCAAGTCTACATGTTTGCTCCTTTTGTCGTAGGCATTTTCGAGTTTCAGTTGGACAGACTGGACAAAGAGCTTGCGGATCTCATGGAGGAATACGCGTCCAGCCTGATGCCGATCCTCGGCCAGGTCGCGCCCTCACTGATGCGAGTGGTGGTACCGGTGAATGTCCAGATCGACGGCCAGCACCAGGTCCACGTGTACGAAGATGTGCGACAGATTTTGGACAAGGCCAAATCCTTTCAGGTCACCGAATGTATCTGCCGGAAAGAACATGCAATTCAGGGCCAAACGTGCTCGTATCCTTCTGAAGTGTGTCTGGCCTTTGCCAATAGCGAAGGGGCCTTCGACAACTCTCCCAGGGGCAGGGTGATTTCCAAACAGGAAGCCCTTGACGTTGTAGCCAAGGCCGAAGAAGCAGGACTCGTGCACGCGACTTACAATGTCCAATCCGGCCAGATGTTCATGTGCAATTGCTGCCCTTGCTGCTGCGGAATAATGCGAGGGATGAAGGAGTTCAATGCGCCTCACCTTATGGCCAAGAGCAACTATACAGCATCCATAGATGCGGACACCTGTGCGGCTTGCGGCGTCTGCGCGGACGAGCGATGCCCTATGGAAGCAATAGTAGAAGACGCCGGAGCGTACAAGGTCCAAGCGGAACGCTGCATAGGGTGCGGAGTATGCGCTACCACCTGCCCCACCGAGTCCATCAGCTTGATTCGCAAACCTGAATCACAGGAAGAAGTCCCCCCGAAAAATATCGTGGACTGGTATATGCAGCGATCTGCAAACCGCGGGATCACGCTCGCGATAGACTGA